Proteins from one Mustela erminea isolate mMusErm1 chromosome 20, mMusErm1.Pri, whole genome shotgun sequence genomic window:
- the LOC116580721 gene encoding speedy protein E4-like — protein MADDQPNQPRSQSEDQSPQPSCSGYPFNVVDDEIPGPSAPWVDPRPMPESPTRKRGRDESDEETGSGAEDIWVVESLCGLKMKLKRQRVSSVLPEHHEVFKKLLDDPVIQKFLAWDKNLSVSDKYLLSMVIAYFSRAGLFSWQYQRIHFFIALYLANDMEEDNQAPKQAIFSFLYGKNRSERPLFHKLRFQFIRSMNWRTRVSREECEEIQAFDPDLWVWGRDRLTLMP, from the exons ATGGCCGATGATCAACCTAATCAACCGCGTTCCCAGTCTGAGGACCAGAGTCCCCAGCCTAGCTGCTCAGGGTACCCCTTCAATGTGGTGGATGATGAAATCCCAGGACCATCag CCCCCTGGGTAGACCCCCGCCCCATGCCTGAGTCCCCcacaaggaagagaggaagggatgagTCAGATGAGGAGACAGGCTCTGGCGCTGAGGACATCTGGGTCGTGGAGTCACTGTGTGGCCTCAAGATGAAGTTGAAGAGACAACGGGTGTCTTCAGTGCTCCCTGAACACCACGAGGTCTTCAAAAAGTTGCTTG ACGATCCTGTCATTCAAAAATTCCTGGCCTGGGACAAAAATCTGAGCGTATCGGACAAG TATCTCCTGTCTATGGTCATAGCTTACTTCAGCCGTGCTGGCCTCTTCTCCTGGCAGTACCAGCGAATCCATTTCTTCATAGCCCT CTACCTGGCCAATGATATGGAGGAGGATAACCAGGCCCCCAAACAGGCCATCTTTTCATTCCTCTATGGGAAGAACCGGTCCGAGCGACCCTTGTTCCACAAACTGAGATTCCAATTTATACGATCCATGAACTGGAGGACCAGGGTGTCCCGAGAAGAGTGTGAAGAG ATCCAGGCTTTTGATCCAGACCTGTGGGTGTGGGGGCGAGACCGCCTCACTCTGATGCCCTAG